A window from Candidatus Nitrospira neomarina encodes these proteins:
- a CDS encoding sulfatase-like hydrolase/transferase, whose protein sequence is MRRILIEFLHLFALVGFAVAQPLYDLLGQNPEFFVSYKAGPELIIGMVFVLSMGMALGLVLLELAALLVGTRVRNSLHVVFVFGLGFLTVLPPVQRLVGGSDLLIVGFALLIGFFFSALYVRCQAVRLFLTVLSPVVVAFPLWFLLFTPAGRLVMPEAIEAQTDIEINNPVPVVLIVLDEFNITALLDADGQIDPVRFPNFAALSAQSYWFPNAVATYVETAAAVSGILTGRQPRAGVRLNPTATDHPQNLFTVLGDRYALNVVESLTSLCPHTLCKEKDADAGSSLRYKSFFADLAVIYLHIIAPPTLGKQLPPLHAQWTGFGEELLKKGILGRDEGDIHLDIATGGKKSRESQITSFLAQIKQTSSPVLHFLHVILPHTKYEYLVSGQQYFNKERLIPVGWIDGPGWGGRWIGKESLILTAYHQYLQQIGYVDQFLGKLRSSLERAELFDKALIIVTADHGVSFQRGLSMREVQKGNESDILKVPMFVKLPGQREGSIRERLVSGIDVLPTIADLLGFKIPREIDGYSMLDNEIQPRDEIDFLGVGKIQSQDLNGFPRLKWQVDHFGEHTALDRLVPKGPASNLIGQELGDLDIGHSTSLQYINENPHQLNQVNLENGFLPALFSGQIIGTSQRNIPIAISLNDRIWATTQASLWAGKRNYFSVLFPPSAFQSGENQVRVFLIGNHDAKLTSIPLASQGALSDEQTMIRLKHEAFGQSKLVFSGEREILIDVGEKHLTGNLDRVLLSGESIVVEGWAADLEKNQPAEEVFIFTDGKLMASTEVGISRQDVVEAHQQKALFHSGFRIKIPVDVLKPYPRDIKLIVASLSNRAWEFPFSPNQIDFIRSTLEKEGFSQ, encoded by the coding sequence ATGCGTAGGATCCTTATTGAATTTTTGCATTTGTTTGCTCTCGTTGGTTTTGCGGTTGCCCAGCCGCTCTATGATCTTCTTGGGCAGAATCCGGAGTTTTTTGTTTCTTATAAGGCCGGTCCGGAGCTGATCATCGGTATGGTCTTCGTCCTTTCGATGGGGATGGCATTAGGCCTCGTGCTGCTTGAACTTGCCGCTTTGCTGGTTGGTACGCGAGTCCGGAATAGCCTGCATGTGGTATTTGTCTTTGGTCTGGGGTTCCTCACAGTCCTCCCTCCGGTGCAGCGATTGGTGGGTGGATCTGATCTCTTGATTGTCGGATTTGCATTACTGATTGGTTTTTTCTTTTCGGCCCTGTATGTACGCTGTCAGGCGGTCCGGCTGTTTCTCACGGTGCTTTCACCCGTCGTGGTGGCCTTTCCACTGTGGTTTTTGTTGTTTACTCCCGCCGGTCGTCTTGTCATGCCGGAGGCCATTGAAGCACAGACTGACATTGAGATTAACAATCCTGTGCCGGTGGTCCTTATTGTGCTGGATGAATTCAACATCACCGCGTTATTGGATGCGGATGGTCAAATCGATCCGGTGCGTTTTCCAAACTTTGCCGCTTTATCCGCACAAAGTTATTGGTTTCCTAATGCGGTTGCCACGTATGTAGAAACCGCAGCTGCCGTGTCTGGAATTTTGACGGGGCGGCAACCAAGAGCTGGTGTTCGACTCAACCCGACAGCAACAGATCATCCTCAAAATTTGTTCACCGTGTTGGGGGACCGTTATGCCCTTAATGTCGTGGAGTCCTTGACAAGTCTTTGTCCCCATACATTATGCAAGGAAAAAGATGCTGATGCCGGGTCGTCCCTTCGTTACAAGTCCTTTTTTGCAGATCTGGCAGTGATATATTTACATATTATTGCCCCGCCAACATTAGGAAAACAGTTGCCCCCGCTCCACGCTCAATGGACGGGTTTCGGCGAGGAATTGTTGAAAAAAGGGATTCTTGGACGGGACGAGGGGGATATCCATCTGGATATTGCCACTGGGGGGAAAAAATCAAGAGAGTCGCAAATCACTTCTTTTCTTGCTCAAATCAAGCAAACATCAAGTCCTGTCCTTCATTTTCTTCACGTCATCCTCCCTCATACGAAGTATGAATATTTGGTGTCTGGTCAGCAATATTTTAATAAAGAACGACTCATTCCTGTCGGATGGATCGATGGACCGGGTTGGGGAGGGAGGTGGATTGGAAAAGAATCCTTGATTCTTACGGCGTACCACCAATACCTCCAGCAAATAGGATATGTTGATCAGTTCCTCGGGAAATTGCGAAGTTCACTGGAAAGGGCAGAGCTTTTCGATAAGGCGCTCATTATTGTGACCGCAGATCATGGTGTTTCCTTTCAGCGTGGGCTATCCATGCGAGAGGTACAAAAAGGAAATGAGAGCGATATTCTAAAAGTTCCCATGTTCGTCAAGCTTCCTGGGCAACGTGAGGGGAGCATTCGTGAGCGACTTGTCAGCGGAATTGATGTGTTGCCAACCATTGCCGATCTACTCGGCTTTAAAATTCCCAGGGAAATAGATGGATATTCCATGTTGGACAATGAAATCCAACCGCGGGACGAGATAGATTTTCTTGGAGTAGGAAAAATCCAATCCCAGGACCTAAACGGATTTCCTCGTCTCAAGTGGCAGGTCGATCATTTTGGGGAGCACACGGCACTCGACCGACTTGTGCCAAAAGGACCGGCTTCAAATTTGATCGGACAAGAACTTGGCGATTTGGATATTGGTCACTCAACTTCCCTTCAATACATAAATGAAAATCCTCATCAATTAAATCAGGTGAATCTTGAAAATGGATTCCTCCCTGCCCTTTTTAGCGGACAAATCATTGGCACGAGTCAACGAAACATACCGATTGCTATTTCCCTAAATGACCGAATATGGGCTACTACCCAGGCATCCTTATGGGCCGGAAAGCGGAATTATTTTTCTGTGTTATTTCCTCCTTCCGCGTTCCAGTCCGGTGAGAACCAAGTGAGAGTTTTTCTGATTGGAAATCATGATGCAAAATTAACTTCCATACCCTTGGCAAGTCAGGGGGCTTTGAGCGATGAGCAGACAATGATTCGTTTGAAACATGAAGCTTTCGGGCAATCAAAACTGGTGTTTTCCGGTGAGCGGGAAATCTTGATCGATGTGGGTGAAAAACATCTGACTGGGAATCTGGATCGTGTTCTCCTTTCAGGGGAGTCAATTGTTGTGGAGGGATGGGCTGCTGATCTTGAAAAGAATCAACCGGCTGAAGAGGTTTTCATTTTCACAGACGGAAAATTAATGGCGAGTACAGAAGTAGGTATCTCCAGGCAAGATGTCGTGGAGGCTCATCAACAGAAGGCATTGTTCCACAGTGGGTTCAGGATTAAAATTCCGGTGGACGTTCTCAAGCCTTATCCCAGGGATATCAAATTAATTGTTGCCTCATTGAGCAACCGAGCATGGGAATTTCCCTTTTCTCCAAATCAAATCGATTTCATTCGCTCTACGCTGGAGAAAGAGGGTTTCAGCCAATGA
- a CDS encoding glycosyltransferase: protein MKVALVHDWLTGMRGGERCLEALCELFPDAPIYTLFHVKGSVSRTIERHPIIPSVLNRVPFAKSRYRYLLPFFPSAIQRLEIHQYDLVVSSSHCVAKGIRVPRETCHISYIHTPMRYIWDGFDTYFVNTGMWNFGRLGMGLFRTRLQRWDVESNAQVSCFIANSQNVAGRIARQYGRAACVVYPPVDWQTFHVSHRHEEFYLMVTAFAPYKKVDLAIAAANELGLPLKIIGQGQDEKRLRRMAGPSVEFLGWQPDHRVRDFYSRCLAVLFPGEEDFGIVPLEAMASGKPVIAFGKGGALETIVPLNPLPEQGENPLGRRVHERGTSAVPTGVFHYEQSVQAIVEAIQLFTQNFTDFNPDAIRAHVEPFDRSHFKQRIQQVIMSRYRAFRHTPPC from the coding sequence GTGAAAGTTGCGCTGGTTCATGATTGGCTGACAGGTATGCGAGGGGGCGAGCGGTGTCTTGAAGCGTTGTGTGAATTGTTTCCTGATGCGCCAATTTATACGCTGTTCCATGTGAAAGGCAGTGTGTCGCGGACGATTGAGCGGCATCCTATTATTCCAAGCGTTCTTAATCGAGTCCCATTTGCAAAGAGTCGATATCGGTATTTGCTCCCTTTCTTTCCTTCAGCCATCCAGCGATTGGAAATCCATCAGTATGATTTAGTCGTCAGTTCGAGCCATTGCGTGGCCAAGGGCATTCGAGTGCCTCGCGAGACCTGTCATATTTCCTACATTCATACCCCCATGCGGTATATCTGGGATGGATTTGATACCTATTTTGTTAACACAGGAATGTGGAATTTTGGCAGGCTGGGCATGGGGCTTTTTCGAACGCGACTTCAGCGGTGGGATGTGGAATCAAATGCCCAGGTGAGTTGTTTTATTGCCAATTCGCAAAACGTAGCAGGGCGAATTGCACGCCAGTATGGAAGGGCGGCCTGCGTGGTTTACCCTCCTGTTGATTGGCAGACTTTTCACGTGTCGCATCGCCATGAAGAGTTTTATTTGATGGTCACCGCCTTTGCGCCCTATAAAAAAGTCGACCTGGCCATTGCTGCAGCCAATGAGCTTGGACTTCCATTAAAAATTATCGGGCAAGGACAAGATGAGAAACGCTTAAGGAGAATGGCCGGTCCAAGTGTCGAATTTCTTGGCTGGCAGCCAGACCATCGTGTCAGAGACTTTTACAGCCGGTGCCTAGCCGTTCTCTTCCCCGGTGAAGAGGATTTTGGTATTGTGCCTTTAGAGGCCATGGCTTCCGGGAAACCGGTAATTGCCTTTGGAAAGGGTGGGGCCCTTGAAACCATCGTCCCTCTCAATCCTTTGCCTGAGCAAGGTGAAAATCCTTTAGGACGCAGGGTCCACGAAAGGGGAACCTCTGCGGTTCCAACGGGGGTCTTTCACTATGAACAGTCGGTCCAAGCCATAGTTGAAGCCATTCAATTATTCACGCAGAACTTCACAGACTTCAATCCTGATGCCATTCGAGCACATGTTGAACCGTTCGATCGCTCCCATTTTAAGCAGCGGATTCAGCAAGTGATCATGTCTCGTTATCGCGCATTCCGTCATACCCCGCCATGTTGA
- a CDS encoding glycosyltransferase: MRVLQIVADGKPGGGTTHVLQILKGLRHAVSFYLITEEQSYLMKEAGALGIPCQGLRFFISRLNPAIPFQLRALVMAFQPDLVHVHGGRAGFFFTVSLLKIPMVYTIHGFHFMGKSAGIRWLALMAERWNLRRARHSIFVSKYDVVLAEKFQLLSGRDKRSVIYPGLSLNNLPRPLPQGLLHIGFIGRLEHQKDPLLFLEMMKFLPGYSATIVGDGTLAPMIKQEIARRGLGGRVHMVGELSHGKALDILATFSVVVLTSRWEGLPVLILESMGMGVPVVSMNVSGLEEIIHDEINGMLVEKRSGEDLAEKVKKITNNEDLRISLIKKAQETIQEKFSSETMMDSTLEIYQEMSASHAGH; the protein is encoded by the coding sequence ATGCGGGTCCTCCAAATTGTTGCCGATGGAAAACCAGGTGGAGGAACCACGCATGTTCTACAGATTCTCAAAGGTTTACGGCATGCCGTTTCTTTTTATCTCATTACCGAAGAACAATCATATTTAATGAAGGAAGCCGGCGCTCTTGGAATTCCCTGTCAGGGGCTTCGGTTTTTCATTAGTCGGCTCAATCCTGCCATCCCTTTCCAACTTCGAGCATTGGTTATGGCCTTCCAACCTGATCTGGTTCACGTCCATGGTGGGCGTGCAGGGTTTTTCTTTACGGTATCTCTCTTGAAGATCCCGATGGTCTATACCATCCATGGATTTCATTTTATGGGAAAATCGGCGGGAATTCGCTGGCTGGCGTTAATGGCGGAACGTTGGAATTTGCGACGTGCGCGCCATTCTATTTTTGTGTCGAAATATGATGTGGTTCTTGCAGAAAAATTTCAATTATTATCAGGTCGTGATAAAAGGTCAGTCATCTATCCCGGTCTTTCTTTGAACAATCTTCCACGGCCTTTGCCTCAGGGGCTCCTGCATATTGGATTTATCGGACGATTGGAACATCAGAAGGATCCTCTCCTTTTTTTGGAGATGATGAAGTTCTTGCCTGGGTACTCGGCCACGATTGTTGGTGATGGGACTTTGGCTCCGATGATCAAGCAGGAAATAGCCAGGCGGGGGTTAGGTGGACGGGTTCACATGGTGGGGGAATTGTCTCATGGAAAGGCTCTGGACATTCTTGCTACTTTCAGCGTGGTCGTTTTAACCTCCAGGTGGGAAGGCCTGCCGGTTTTGATCTTAGAATCTATGGGCATGGGAGTTCCGGTTGTGAGCATGAATGTGAGTGGATTGGAAGAAATCATTCATGACGAGATAAACGGAATGTTGGTAGAAAAAAGGAGCGGAGAAGACCTTGCCGAAAAGGTCAAAAAAATTACAAACAATGAGGATCTCAGGATCTCCCTCATCAAGAAGGCACAGGAGACTATACAGGAAAAATTCTCCAGCGAGACCATGATGGATTCGACTCTGGAAATATATCAGGAAATGTCTGCCTCACATGCAGGTCATTGA
- a CDS encoding glycosyltransferase family 2 protein, which translates to MTNSGSKESMLNTPKLCSIIIVTYNSSSCISTCLSPLLNISDVELLVVDNDSKDGTAVKLQKEFPQVTLIALQENIGFGRACNIGLAASSGSFALFLNPDTIATEKAIRTLIQFYEKHPRVGIVGGRLVDPAGRPLQSMGDTPSLAGLVLDKPLAWVAQRVGPRGLLRRGIARCSTKFCIPHEAEPVAWVSGAFLCCRRSIWAEIGGFDEKFFLYYEDVDLCLRAMQVGWEVWHVPEAVIEHQSGASFGGDLSQQKEIYYVNQYYFFRKHFGRPVAWALWVLQSIYARLGMYRGLGTDRIGRALL; encoded by the coding sequence ATGACGAATTCCGGATCAAAGGAAAGTATGCTGAATACCCCGAAGCTATGCTCCATCATCATTGTGACCTATAATTCCAGCTCCTGCATCAGTACCTGTTTAAGTCCCTTACTCAACATTTCTGATGTTGAGCTCCTGGTTGTGGATAATGATTCGAAGGATGGGACTGCAGTGAAATTGCAGAAAGAATTTCCGCAGGTTACCCTTATTGCCCTTCAAGAAAATATTGGTTTTGGCCGTGCGTGTAATATCGGGTTGGCGGCTTCGAGCGGATCCTTTGCCCTATTTTTGAATCCGGACACCATCGCGACCGAAAAGGCTATTCGAACCCTTATCCAATTTTATGAGAAGCATCCTCGAGTAGGAATTGTCGGGGGTCGTCTTGTTGATCCAGCTGGCCGCCCTTTGCAATCAATGGGGGATACGCCTTCATTGGCTGGCCTTGTGCTGGATAAACCGTTGGCCTGGGTGGCTCAGCGTGTGGGGCCTCGAGGACTCCTTCGTCGGGGGATAGCCCGGTGTTCGACAAAATTTTGCATCCCTCATGAAGCGGAGCCTGTGGCATGGGTTTCCGGTGCTTTTCTTTGTTGCCGGCGTTCAATCTGGGCTGAAATTGGCGGCTTTGATGAAAAGTTTTTTTTGTATTATGAAGATGTTGATCTGTGCCTCAGGGCCATGCAGGTTGGTTGGGAGGTGTGGCACGTTCCTGAGGCAGTCATAGAGCATCAGTCTGGAGCTTCATTCGGGGGCGATCTTTCTCAACAAAAGGAAATTTATTATGTTAATCAATATTATTTTTTCCGGAAACATTTTGGTCGCCCGGTCGCATGGGCTTTATGGGTTTTGCAGAGTATCTATGCTCGATTAGGTATGTATCGTGGCCTTGGAACCGACCGAATAGGTCGTGCTCTGCTATAG
- a CDS encoding class I SAM-dependent methyltransferase → MGGVQPLPGSFRDPSGSVYKFEERILRTVNECFSGDFDFVTSTGLFQTLATEGLLLPFEVVSSDVLGLSDPKPRYVLETPRLPFISYPYEWSFPALKAAALLHLRIHLQSLEVGVTLSDASAYNIQFQGSQPVFIDHLSFRRYQSGEMWVGHRQFCEQFLNPLLLRAFFGISHNAWYRGTQEGIGTGEIRRLLKWRHYLKWNVLTHVVLQDLFQTTSTKNTKSLQDDSLASASFPLSSFKGMLKKLSDWIGQLNPLNKGESTWGDYDKTCTYSSMETKSKKQFILEFAQTVQPRLLWDLGCNTGEYSETALNGGARNVVGFDFDQGALDGSYHRASERGLSFQALFMDAANPSPNQGWNGQERESLQSRASADAVLALALVHHLAIARNIPLVQVVNWLIMLAPQGVIEFVPKNDPMVQELLSLRQDIFPDYTVEHFMALMEKKAVIIKNEIVSKSGRVLVWFKRM, encoded by the coding sequence ATGGGTGGTGTCCAACCCCTGCCAGGATCCTTCCGTGATCCCAGTGGGAGCGTATATAAGTTTGAGGAACGCATCCTTAGGACGGTGAATGAATGTTTTTCTGGAGATTTCGATTTTGTCACTTCAACGGGATTATTCCAAACGCTTGCGACCGAAGGTCTGCTGCTTCCGTTTGAGGTCGTGTCATCAGACGTTCTGGGGCTCTCAGATCCAAAGCCTCGATATGTTTTGGAAACTCCGAGGCTCCCATTTATCTCTTATCCGTATGAATGGTCATTTCCGGCATTGAAGGCCGCCGCACTTCTGCATTTACGAATCCATTTGCAATCATTGGAAGTCGGTGTCACACTTTCCGATGCCTCGGCCTACAATATTCAATTTCAGGGAAGTCAGCCCGTTTTTATTGATCATCTCTCCTTTAGGCGCTATCAATCTGGTGAAATGTGGGTTGGTCATCGCCAATTTTGTGAACAATTCCTGAACCCTCTGTTGCTTCGCGCATTTTTTGGCATATCTCACAACGCCTGGTATCGGGGAACCCAGGAAGGAATTGGAACTGGGGAGATCCGGAGATTACTGAAGTGGCGACATTACTTGAAGTGGAATGTCTTGACTCATGTCGTTTTGCAAGATCTTTTCCAAACAACCTCGACGAAAAACACCAAAAGCCTTCAGGATGATTCGTTAGCCAGTGCCTCGTTCCCCCTTTCTTCTTTCAAAGGTATGCTGAAAAAATTGTCTGACTGGATTGGTCAGTTGAACCCTCTCAATAAGGGAGAAAGCACGTGGGGTGACTACGATAAAACCTGTACTTATTCCTCAATGGAAACCAAATCCAAAAAGCAATTCATTCTTGAATTTGCCCAAACGGTCCAGCCCAGACTGTTATGGGATTTGGGATGCAATACCGGTGAATATTCAGAAACGGCGTTGAATGGCGGTGCCAGAAATGTCGTAGGGTTTGACTTTGATCAAGGAGCGTTGGATGGTAGCTACCATCGAGCAAGCGAGAGGGGTCTCTCCTTTCAGGCTCTGTTTATGGATGCGGCTAATCCCAGTCCGAATCAAGGATGGAACGGGCAAGAGCGAGAGAGTCTTCAGTCTCGTGCCTCAGCCGATGCCGTGTTGGCACTGGCTTTGGTCCACCACCTGGCAATTGCCAGAAATATTCCTCTGGTCCAGGTTGTCAATTGGCTGATCATGCTTGCGCCACAGGGGGTCATCGAATTTGTTCCGAAAAATGATCCTATGGTGCAGGAATTGTTAAGTCTACGCCAGGATATTTTCCCAGATTACACCGTTGAACATTTCATGGCGCTTATGGAAAAAAAGGCGGTGATCATTAAGAATGAAATCGTTTCAAAAAGCGGACGAGTATTGGTGTGGTTTAAACGAATGTAA
- a CDS encoding nucleotidyltransferase family protein, with the protein MVQVGIRKAIILAGGRGERLQPVVPDLPKPMAPVRGRPFLEYILDRLVDAGLTEVTLSVGYKAEVIEEHFGQAYRSLHIRYSRESYPLGTGGAMALALKGDESSPTLVLNADTLVDIDYPALMAWYAQTPTQVAIVLRHVPDVSRYGAVVLLGERVVEFQEKGQEGPGLVNTGVYVVGPEIFSQYGSGDHFSFETDILQPYCRELQPRAFVTTGYFIDIGTPSDYERAQREVIFSRVN; encoded by the coding sequence GTGGTACAAGTAGGAATCAGAAAGGCCATTATTCTGGCTGGGGGACGTGGCGAAAGGCTTCAGCCTGTCGTTCCCGATCTTCCTAAGCCCATGGCGCCTGTGAGAGGCCGGCCATTTTTGGAGTATATTCTCGATAGACTGGTCGATGCTGGGCTGACCGAAGTTACTCTATCAGTTGGGTATAAGGCGGAGGTTATTGAAGAGCATTTTGGGCAGGCTTACCGCTCACTTCACATCAGATATTCAAGGGAAAGCTATCCATTAGGAACTGGAGGAGCGATGGCCTTAGCGCTAAAAGGCGATGAGTCCTCCCCGACTTTGGTCCTTAATGCCGACACGCTCGTTGACATTGATTATCCGGCCCTGATGGCCTGGTATGCACAGACCCCAACGCAGGTCGCGATCGTACTTCGGCATGTCCCGGATGTGAGTCGGTATGGTGCCGTCGTGCTCCTGGGTGAACGGGTCGTAGAGTTTCAAGAAAAGGGTCAGGAAGGCCCAGGCCTAGTAAACACAGGTGTGTACGTTGTTGGACCTGAAATCTTTTCCCAATATGGAAGCGGAGATCACTTTTCCTTTGAGACGGATATCCTTCAGCCGTATTGTCGAGAGCTGCAGCCACGCGCGTTCGTCACCACAGGATATTTTATTGATATCGGCACGCCAAGCGATTATGAACGTGCTCAGAGAGAAGTGATTTTTAGTCGGGTCAACTGA
- a CDS encoding undecaprenyl-phosphate glucose phosphotransferase: protein MLKRHSEFLKNLLFLSDLVVICACWVSAYFIRFSVPLFPITKGIPPIDPYLWLLVPIVAVWGICFYSFNLYRPRRMGSHLAEFVDIAKANTLSILILVALTFFSKPFEFSRLVIMYFWLLNLVVLGCSRMVFREILRVFRRMGYNQRQVVIIGAGKLGQRVGDTLKMHPELGLQVRGYLTRNAEKVGQMLDGIPVIGTFDQAAEILTSHVDIVFLCLPPEVECEAEGLMKILSSTTAGVKIIPSIYEFVTLRAEAEMFEGLPIITLQGSPLYGWNLFLKRMVDVCGAAVALVVASPIALMIAVLIKLTSPGPVFYRQTRVGLDGKSFNIVKIRTMRMDAEEKTGPVWAKAHDPRRTPIGTFLRRTSLDELPQFWNVLKGEMSIVGPRPERPEFIEKFRAQIPQYNLRHTMKAGITGWAQINGLRGNTSWEKRLAYDMYYIEHWSLWLDVKIMIMTLWKGLIHREAY, encoded by the coding sequence ATGTTGAAACGCCACAGTGAATTCTTAAAAAATCTGCTCTTCCTTTCCGACCTGGTTGTGATATGCGCCTGTTGGGTGAGCGCCTATTTCATTCGCTTTTCAGTGCCCCTGTTTCCCATCACCAAAGGCATTCCTCCTATTGACCCGTATCTCTGGCTTCTTGTACCAATTGTCGCCGTATGGGGAATTTGTTTCTATTCATTTAATCTGTATCGGCCTCGTCGAATGGGCTCTCATCTGGCGGAATTTGTGGATATTGCCAAGGCCAATACGCTGAGTATTCTGATCCTGGTCGCATTGACCTTTTTCTCGAAGCCGTTTGAATTTTCCCGTTTGGTGATCATGTATTTTTGGTTATTGAATCTGGTGGTGCTGGGCTGTTCCCGTATGGTCTTTCGGGAAATTCTCAGGGTTTTCCGGCGAATGGGATACAACCAACGCCAGGTAGTTATTATCGGCGCGGGAAAACTTGGGCAGCGCGTTGGCGATACGCTCAAAATGCATCCAGAACTTGGCCTCCAGGTTCGCGGGTATTTGACACGGAATGCCGAAAAGGTTGGTCAAATGTTGGACGGAATTCCCGTTATCGGAACGTTTGACCAGGCGGCAGAAATTTTAACCAGCCATGTGGATATCGTATTTTTGTGTTTGCCTCCGGAAGTGGAATGTGAAGCTGAGGGACTGATGAAAATCCTGTCCTCCACCACCGCAGGAGTGAAGATCATTCCATCCATTTATGAGTTCGTGACGTTGCGGGCGGAAGCCGAAATGTTTGAGGGCCTTCCTATTATTACTCTTCAGGGTTCTCCTCTGTACGGATGGAATTTGTTTTTGAAGCGGATGGTTGATGTCTGTGGTGCCGCCGTGGCCCTGGTGGTGGCCTCACCAATCGCATTGATGATTGCGGTACTCATCAAGCTCACCTCTCCGGGTCCTGTCTTCTACCGGCAGACTCGTGTTGGCCTCGATGGCAAATCCTTCAATATTGTTAAAATCCGGACCATGCGTATGGATGCCGAAGAAAAGACAGGTCCCGTCTGGGCCAAAGCCCATGACCCACGCAGGACGCCCATCGGGACGTTTCTGCGACGAACCAGTTTGGATGAATTGCCGCAATTCTGGAATGTCTTAAAGGGAGAGATGAGTATTGTGGGGCCGCGTCCCGAGCGACCGGAGTTTATCGAGAAATTCCGGGCCCAGATCCCCCAATATAACCTGCGTCACACCATGAAAGCCGGAATTACGGGGTGGGCACAAATTAATGGATTGCGCGGAAATACCTCCTGGGAAAAACGTTTAGCCTACGACATGTATTATATTGAGCATTGGTCCTTATGGCTGGATGTGAAGATTATGATTATGACACTTTGGAAGGGGTTGATCCATCGGGAGGCGTATTAG